In a genomic window of Sulfurisphaera tokodaii str. 7:
- the cutA gene encoding glyceraldehyde dehydrogenase subunit alpha has product MRYVGQAVKRLYDDKFVTGKSTYVDDIQISALYAGFVRSPYSHAKIKSIDVTDALKVPGIVAVYTYKDLAPLIKDGIRIWTTYEDPRMWKFVPRKPLADGKVRFAGEPVAIVIGVNKYVVRDAIDKVNVDYEKLPPVVKMEEALEDKVIIHEELKTNVAFDQTFNGGNVEEAFKQADKVIPVEITNNRLIPSPMEPRGIVSRYEGGTLTIWYSTQVPHLARSEFARIFGVPASKIRVIMPDVGGAFGSKVNFMPEEVSVIASSIKLGRAVRWTATRSEEMLASEARHNTFKGEVAVKNDGTVLGIRGDLLVDLGAYLTLTAPLQPAIIPLMVPGPYKIKGVSIRSRAVYTTTPPITMYRGASRPEATFIIERIMSIVADELKLDDVTIRERNLVRANEMPYTNPFGLKYDSGDYLALLKDGIQKLQYYELKKWAEEERKKGRKVGVGMAYYLEISGFGPWEFGEIRVDENGDVLVITGGTPHGQGTETAIAQVVADTLQIDISRIKVIWGDTETVVASMGTYGSRTAAAAASAAMVASKEVLEKMKRIAAGLLNADVEEIEYESGEFYNKKDKSKKVSWNDVARNGYYGKELGISAQIILPGDVTFPYGVHVAVVEVDDYGIPRVLTYKAYDDIGNVINPALAEGQIHGGGVQAVGQALYEEAIINEDGQLTVTYADYFIPTAVEAPKFESYFVEKPHTSTWPTGAKGVGEAALIVGPAVIIRALEDATGKRFTKTPVRPEEIL; this is encoded by the coding sequence ATGAGGTATGTTGGTCAAGCAGTTAAAAGACTTTATGATGATAAGTTCGTAACCGGAAAAAGTACCTATGTGGATGATATTCAAATATCAGCACTATATGCCGGATTTGTAAGAAGTCCCTATTCACATGCTAAAATAAAGAGTATTGATGTTACAGACGCGTTAAAAGTCCCCGGTATAGTTGCTGTATACACTTACAAGGATTTAGCACCGTTAATAAAAGACGGTATAAGAATTTGGACCACATATGAAGATCCGAGGATGTGGAAGTTTGTTCCCAGAAAGCCATTAGCAGATGGTAAAGTTAGATTTGCCGGTGAGCCTGTAGCAATAGTTATTGGTGTAAATAAATATGTTGTTAGAGATGCTATTGATAAAGTGAACGTTGATTATGAGAAATTACCGCCAGTAGTAAAAATGGAAGAGGCTTTAGAAGATAAAGTAATAATCCACGAAGAGTTAAAAACTAATGTAGCCTTTGATCAAACCTTTAATGGTGGAAATGTAGAAGAAGCTTTTAAGCAAGCAGATAAAGTTATCCCAGTTGAAATAACCAATAATAGATTAATTCCATCACCAATGGAACCGAGAGGTATAGTTTCACGCTATGAAGGCGGAACGTTAACAATATGGTATTCTACTCAAGTTCCTCATTTAGCTAGGAGTGAATTTGCGAGAATATTTGGAGTTCCAGCTAGTAAAATAAGAGTAATAATGCCAGATGTTGGCGGAGCTTTTGGAAGCAAAGTTAACTTTATGCCAGAAGAAGTTAGCGTTATAGCATCCTCAATAAAGTTAGGAAGAGCTGTAAGATGGACAGCTACCAGAAGCGAGGAAATGTTAGCATCAGAGGCCAGACATAATACGTTTAAGGGAGAAGTAGCAGTAAAGAATGACGGTACGGTATTAGGTATAAGGGGAGACTTACTAGTTGATTTAGGTGCTTATTTAACGCTTACTGCACCATTACAACCTGCAATAATCCCACTAATGGTACCTGGACCTTATAAGATTAAAGGCGTTAGTATAAGAAGTAGGGCTGTTTATACTACTACACCACCAATTACGATGTATAGGGGTGCGAGTAGACCAGAGGCAACATTTATCATAGAGAGAATTATGAGTATTGTAGCCGATGAATTAAAGTTAGACGACGTAACTATTAGAGAGAGGAATTTGGTAAGGGCAAATGAAATGCCATATACAAATCCCTTTGGGCTGAAATACGATTCTGGTGATTACTTGGCTTTACTAAAGGATGGAATACAGAAACTTCAATACTATGAATTAAAGAAGTGGGCTGAAGAAGAGAGAAAGAAGGGAAGAAAAGTAGGAGTTGGTATGGCGTATTACCTGGAAATTAGTGGTTTTGGTCCTTGGGAATTTGGAGAAATCAGAGTCGATGAAAACGGTGATGTATTAGTTATCACTGGAGGAACTCCTCACGGTCAAGGAACAGAAACGGCAATAGCACAAGTAGTTGCAGATACTTTACAAATAGACATTAGTAGAATAAAGGTAATATGGGGAGATACAGAAACAGTAGTAGCAAGTATGGGAACTTATGGTTCAAGAACAGCTGCTGCTGCAGCTAGTGCGGCTATGGTTGCTTCAAAGGAAGTATTAGAAAAAATGAAGAGAATTGCTGCTGGGTTATTAAATGCAGATGTAGAAGAAATTGAGTATGAAAGTGGAGAATTCTATAATAAGAAAGATAAGAGTAAAAAAGTAAGTTGGAATGATGTAGCTAGAAACGGTTATTATGGTAAAGAGTTGGGAATATCAGCCCAAATAATCTTACCTGGTGATGTTACATTCCCGTATGGTGTTCATGTAGCGGTTGTTGAAGTCGATGACTATGGTATTCCTAGAGTATTAACATACAAAGCATATGATGATATAGGTAATGTAATAAATCCGGCGTTAGCTGAAGGTCAAATACACGGGGGTGGCGTGCAAGCTGTTGGACAAGCATTATATGAAGAGGCTATCATTAACGAAGATGGACAACTCACTGTTACTTATGCTGATTACTTTATACCGACAGCTGTTGAAGCACCAAAGTTCGAGAGCTACTTCGTTGAAAAACCTCACACATCAACATGGCCTACAGGTGCTAAAGGAGTAGGTGAAGCCGCATTAATAGTTGGACCAGCAGTAATTATCAGAGCATTAGAGGATGCAACAGGGAAGAGGTTTACAAAGACACCCGTTAGACCTGAAGAGATATTATGA
- the cutB gene encoding glyceraldehyde dehydrogenase subunit beta produces MFPPQFGYYRPSSLADALDFMSGGGTKPLAGGQSLIPMLKFRLIQPKFLVDLNSLRELYFIRDEGNTVSIGSMIKHADIVKDLTIRNKLPLLSHTALKVGDMQVRNMGTIGGSLSNADPSADYPAVALAYDAKMVLISSSGEREVSAKDFFKGPFTTELREDEILREIKFPVLQGYKFKYEKIVRRAGDFALVGMAVLAKVEGNKVEDVRVAYTGVSDKPYRPYELEKMLVGEASLSKIKEFAEKVSNSINPPSDSRGSSSYRRKVTQLVTINVLKEVLGVVS; encoded by the coding sequence ATGTTTCCTCCTCAATTCGGATACTACAGACCATCATCTCTTGCAGACGCATTAGATTTCATGAGTGGTGGGGGTACAAAACCTCTTGCTGGAGGACAAAGTTTAATACCTATGTTAAAGTTTCGCCTTATACAACCTAAATTCCTTGTTGACCTTAACTCTCTTAGGGAATTATACTTCATAAGAGATGAGGGAAATACAGTCTCTATAGGTTCTATGATAAAACACGCTGATATTGTTAAAGATCTAACTATAAGGAATAAATTACCGTTACTTTCACATACAGCATTGAAAGTTGGAGATATGCAGGTTAGAAACATGGGTACAATAGGTGGAAGTCTAAGTAACGCCGATCCATCGGCAGATTATCCTGCAGTAGCACTAGCCTATGATGCAAAAATGGTTTTAATTTCATCTTCTGGAGAAAGAGAAGTTTCTGCAAAGGACTTCTTTAAGGGTCCATTCACTACTGAACTTAGAGAAGATGAAATACTTAGAGAGATAAAATTCCCTGTACTTCAAGGTTACAAATTTAAGTACGAGAAAATTGTTAGAAGAGCCGGAGACTTTGCTTTAGTTGGAATGGCAGTTTTAGCCAAAGTTGAAGGTAATAAGGTTGAAGATGTAAGAGTAGCCTATACTGGGGTTAGTGATAAGCCTTATAGGCCCTATGAGCTTGAGAAAATGCTAGTCGGTGAAGCTTCATTAAGTAAGATTAAGGAATTTGCAGAAAAAGTTTCAAACTCCATTAATCCTCCCTCTGATTCAAGAGGGAGTTCATCTTATAGAAGGAAAGTTACTCAACTCGTTACCATAAATGTGTTAAAAGAGGTGTTAGGAGTTGTTAGTTAG
- a CDS encoding peroxiredoxin has protein sequence MVEIGELAPDFELPDTELKKVKLSALKGKVVVLAFYPAAFTQVCTKEMCTFRDSMAKFNQVNAVVLGISVDPPFSNKAFKEHNKLNFTILSDYNREVVKKYNVAWEFPALPGYVLAKRAVFVIDKEGKVRYKWVSDDPTKEPPYDEIEKVVKSLS, from the coding sequence ATGGTAGAAATAGGAGAGTTAGCCCCAGATTTTGAGTTACCAGATACAGAATTAAAGAAAGTAAAGCTCTCAGCCTTAAAAGGAAAAGTAGTAGTTCTAGCATTCTATCCAGCGGCTTTTACACAAGTTTGTACTAAGGAAATGTGTACTTTTAGAGATTCTATGGCGAAATTTAATCAAGTAAATGCTGTAGTACTAGGAATTAGTGTTGATCCTCCATTTAGTAATAAAGCTTTTAAAGAACATAATAAGCTAAACTTTACCATTTTAAGTGATTATAACAGAGAAGTAGTGAAAAAATATAATGTAGCGTGGGAGTTTCCAGCACTTCCAGGGTATGTCCTAGCTAAAAGAGCTGTTTTCGTAATAGATAAGGAAGGTAAAGTAAGGTATAAATGGGTTTCAGACGATCCTACGAAAGAACCGCCCTATGATGAAATTGAAAAAGTTGTAAAATCCTTAAGTTAA
- the porB gene encoding pyruvate synthase subunit PorB, producing the protein MSLGVRDILNKPRLLPGTSACPGCPENIALKSISMALGENAVFIVVAGCSSIIQGMGPKSTYNYPVLNIAFAAGPAAAAGMAKAFKMRNKNIKPVVWAGDGGTADIGFASLSGAAERNDNILYICVDNEAYMNTGGHRSGSTPFGAKTASTPGGKKENKKDLPLIMMAHHIPYVATASVGYLHDLMEKVKKARSIEGFTYIQVLTPDPYGWMFDPSKTAEVGKLAVQTCYWPLIEYENGKLTISQESMHCLDRRTRKPIDEFLKIQGRYKGVSPEIVKGLEEYIDRMWERIKSIYEGKVIL; encoded by the coding sequence TTGAGCTTAGGAGTCCGAGATATATTAAATAAACCCCGATTATTACCCGGTACTTCAGCTTGTCCAGGTTGTCCAGAGAATATAGCATTAAAATCAATAAGTATGGCTCTAGGAGAAAATGCTGTGTTTATCGTTGTTGCTGGTTGTTCTTCGATAATTCAAGGTATGGGTCCAAAATCAACTTATAATTACCCAGTATTGAATATAGCTTTTGCAGCTGGCCCAGCAGCAGCTGCTGGAATGGCTAAAGCATTTAAGATGAGGAACAAAAACATTAAACCAGTTGTATGGGCAGGAGATGGTGGTACTGCAGATATAGGTTTTGCTTCATTAAGCGGTGCTGCTGAAAGAAATGATAACATTCTTTACATCTGCGTTGATAATGAGGCTTACATGAATACTGGGGGGCATAGAAGTGGTTCCACACCATTTGGGGCTAAAACAGCTTCAACGCCTGGTGGTAAAAAAGAAAATAAAAAAGACTTACCGCTTATTATGATGGCTCATCACATTCCTTATGTTGCTACGGCTAGTGTAGGCTATCTACACGATTTAATGGAAAAGGTTAAAAAGGCTAGAAGTATTGAAGGTTTTACGTATATTCAAGTTTTAACTCCAGATCCTTATGGTTGGATGTTTGACCCTTCTAAAACAGCTGAAGTAGGGAAATTAGCAGTTCAAACATGTTATTGGCCATTAATAGAATATGAGAATGGTAAATTAACTATTTCTCAAGAGAGTATGCATTGTCTCGACAGAAGGACGAGAAAACCAATCGACGAGTTCTTAAAGATACAAGGTAGATATAAGGGGGTTTCACCAGAAATTGTGAAAGGTCTTGAAGAATATATAGATAGAATGTGGGAAAGAATAAAGAGTATATATGAGGGTAAGGTTATATTATGA
- a CDS encoding IS110-like element ISSto6 family transposase, giving the protein MVDLLSEAKSSYEGVTNPYHRTEHCGKIHEYRCGKEVGVLGIDVSKDYLITSRGRERKYKNNLKGYEEILEMKPCLIVLEPTGVYAIRPSQYFKEKGVKVLQVSPNVLSREKEFRGKKTDFYDAEKLENMVDKAKEYEYNPLRELVTLYLFLKDIEVKYKNRLKRTLFLVSDNDKISKERLEKLANGDFAQEELYQLEYTPIVLEEIRVLAKTLLETQERLKEVKKMIEEQVPENHVLLTIPGIGRLAAGIIIGVVGDVKRFPKPESFVAYCGLDPVVERSGRSVISRGISKRGNKYLRSLFYFLAEMNYSRNPTLLKFYESHKDRLQGKKLYTALARKLARIVWSVWYNNKPYEPK; this is encoded by the coding sequence ATGGTCGATCTCCTATCTGAAGCAAAGTCTTCGTACGAGGGCGTGACAAACCCCTACCATCGGACTGAACATTGTGGAAAAATCCACGAATATAGGTGTGGTAAAGAGGTAGGGGTATTAGGAATAGATGTATCAAAAGATTATCTAATTACAAGTAGGGGGAGGGAAAGAAAATACAAGAACAACTTGAAGGGTTACGAGGAAATCCTCGAAATGAAGCCTTGCCTAATAGTCCTAGAACCTACGGGAGTATACGCAATAAGGCCTAGCCAGTACTTCAAGGAGAAGGGTGTAAAAGTACTACAAGTAAGCCCAAACGTGTTATCAAGAGAAAAGGAGTTTAGGGGGAAGAAAACAGATTTTTATGATGCTGAAAAATTAGAAAACATGGTTGACAAGGCTAAGGAATACGAGTACAACCCCTTGAGGGAACTGGTAACACTTTACCTCTTCCTCAAGGATATAGAAGTAAAGTACAAGAACAGGCTGAAGAGGACATTATTCTTAGTAAGTGATAATGACAAGATAAGTAAGGAAAGGTTAGAAAAGCTCGCAAATGGAGATTTTGCGCAAGAAGAACTATATCAACTAGAATATACACCAATAGTACTTGAGGAAATTAGAGTATTGGCAAAAACACTCTTGGAAACACAAGAGAGGTTAAAAGAAGTTAAGAAAATGATTGAGGAGCAAGTTCCCGAGAACCACGTTTTGTTAACGATCCCGGGGATTGGGAGGCTTGCAGCTGGTATAATTATTGGTGTTGTTGGTGATGTTAAGCGCTTTCCTAAGCCTGAGTCTTTTGTGGCTTATTGTGGTTTAGATCCCGTTGTGGAGAGGAGTGGTAGGAGTGTGATAAGTAGGGGGATTTCGAAGAGGGGTAATAAGTATTTGCGTAGCTTATTCTACTTTTTGGCTGAGATGAATTATTCTAGGAATCCAACATTGTTGAAGTTTTATGAGTCTCATAAGGATAGGTTGCAAGGTAAGAAGTTGTATACTGCTTTGGCAAGGAAATTAGCTAGGATTGTATGGAGTGTTTGGTATAATAATAAGCCTTATGAGCCAAAGTGA
- a CDS encoding sulfurtransferase, with protein sequence MLVSVKWLYENLNEVKILEIDFDPEINYYEGHIPSALLLPWKSLLHDKIRDFAPPEKFSKVLGNLGVKEDDLIVLYSDMGNRYAFYTYWLMKAYGHENVAILNGGIYKWLKEGYPVENEPTFPSKKSNYIVKRVDWSSRILLWELLSKLNSIELIDARNREEYEGLTSAPPEHKCEQTQVSGHIPNAKNIPWTILFNEDGTLKGREELEKIFSSINKDKEIVVYCRTGARASAVWYVLKEVLSYKNVRLYDGSWVEYGNLVGVPIER encoded by the coding sequence ATGCTTGTAAGTGTAAAATGGCTTTACGAGAATTTAAATGAAGTGAAGATTCTGGAAATAGATTTTGATCCAGAGATTAATTATTATGAAGGTCATATACCTAGTGCTTTACTTTTACCATGGAAGTCATTACTTCACGATAAGATAAGGGATTTCGCACCACCAGAAAAGTTCAGCAAAGTACTAGGTAATTTAGGGGTCAAAGAGGACGACTTAATCGTTTTATATAGTGACATGGGTAACAGATATGCATTCTATACTTATTGGTTAATGAAAGCTTACGGTCACGAAAACGTTGCTATACTTAATGGCGGTATATATAAGTGGTTAAAAGAAGGTTATCCAGTAGAGAATGAGCCTACGTTTCCATCTAAAAAATCTAACTATATTGTTAAAAGAGTAGATTGGAGTTCGCGTATACTCTTATGGGAATTACTTTCAAAGTTGAACTCTATCGAGTTAATAGATGCTAGAAATAGAGAAGAGTATGAAGGTTTAACATCTGCTCCACCAGAACATAAATGTGAGCAAACGCAAGTCAGTGGTCATATACCTAATGCCAAGAATATCCCCTGGACAATCTTATTTAATGAAGACGGCACTTTGAAAGGAAGAGAAGAACTAGAAAAAATATTTTCTAGTATAAATAAGGATAAAGAAATAGTAGTATACTGTAGGACTGGAGCGAGAGCTTCAGCAGTTTGGTACGTGTTGAAGGAAGTTCTTTCCTATAAAAATGTTAGACTTTATGATGGTTCATGGGTAGAGTATGGTAATTTAGTAGGGGTACCAATTGAACGTTAA
- a CDS encoding IS1096 element passenger TnpR family protein has translation MVSKGKCLWCEKGITTSTALRHFNSCDKVKDILNGKIDGFLIKVKDKFSSDYWLYIAVPSSFTLEDLDNFLRDIWVECCGHLSEFMINGVHYGSSNTMEVSEEEPDILEFVPASKKKLSDVLDKGLKFNYTYDFGSSTELILTVIDNVKLKDKKIYVLGRNDQPQFNCAKCGKQAEYICYECLGDTGNLDESTYCKDCLKTHEHADENSGFIPNSPRVGVCGYVGDEEMEKIKVWPIKSGKSLRLS, from the coding sequence ATGGTATCAAAAGGGAAATGCCTATGGTGTGAAAAAGGAATAACTACTTCTACTGCTCTTAGGCATTTTAACTCATGTGATAAAGTTAAGGATATCTTGAATGGAAAAATAGATGGATTCCTAATTAAGGTGAAGGATAAGTTTTCCTCCGATTATTGGTTATATATAGCAGTGCCTTCGTCCTTTACTTTGGAAGATTTAGACAATTTTCTAAGAGATATTTGGGTAGAATGTTGTGGTCATTTAAGTGAATTTATGATTAATGGAGTCCATTACGGTTCTTCTAATACAATGGAGGTGAGTGAGGAAGAGCCAGATATATTAGAATTCGTACCGGCTAGCAAAAAGAAGCTTTCAGATGTTCTTGATAAGGGGTTAAAGTTCAATTATACATATGATTTCGGTAGTAGTACTGAACTCATATTAACAGTGATAGATAACGTTAAACTAAAAGATAAAAAAATATATGTTTTAGGAAGAAACGATCAACCACAGTTTAATTGTGCTAAATGCGGTAAACAAGCAGAATATATTTGTTATGAGTGTTTAGGAGACACAGGCAATTTAGACGAATCTACTTACTGTAAGGATTGCTTAAAAACACATGAACACGCTGATGAGAACTCAGGGTTTATACCCAACTCTCCGAGAGTGGGAGTCTGTGGATACGTGGGAGATGAAGAAATGGAAAAAATAAAAGTATGGCCCATCAAGTCAGGTAAGTCACTTCGCTTATCTTAA
- a CDS encoding HpcH/HpaI aldolase/citrate lyase family protein: protein MLRSQLYVPGNNEKMIKKTESINADSFIFDLEDAVPTQEKDKARELLLSLLPSLNIKRSLICVRINSLSTKESIKDLDFVIKSDIDCIVIPKAEIDLSFLHKMTGKKVLPIIETAKGLVKIEDIIRSEGIVGISWGAADLADSLHANLPKIEGSDYIRLKIVSIARTYGIPPIDKVFFDVKDLESFRKECELARAFGFEGKQVIHPNQVTIANEVFSPSKEEIEWAKKVVEEYEKYASAGRGAITIDGKLVDAVHYRIAKRILESS, encoded by the coding sequence TTGTTAAGATCACAACTTTATGTCCCGGGTAATAATGAGAAAATGATTAAGAAAACTGAAAGTATAAACGCAGACTCTTTTATTTTTGATTTAGAGGATGCTGTACCTACACAAGAAAAAGATAAGGCTAGAGAACTACTCTTATCTCTTTTGCCCTCATTAAACATTAAAAGAAGCTTAATTTGCGTTAGAATCAACTCGCTCTCAACTAAAGAATCTATAAAAGATCTTGATTTTGTGATAAAAAGTGATATTGATTGTATAGTTATTCCAAAAGCCGAAATTGATCTTTCTTTCCTTCATAAAATGACTGGAAAGAAAGTTTTACCAATAATAGAAACAGCAAAGGGTCTAGTTAAAATTGAAGATATAATTAGGAGTGAAGGAATAGTAGGAATAAGTTGGGGTGCGGCTGACTTAGCTGATAGTTTACACGCTAATTTGCCTAAGATAGAAGGAAGTGACTATATAAGACTGAAAATTGTAAGCATAGCTAGGACATACGGTATTCCTCCAATTGATAAAGTATTTTTTGATGTGAAAGACCTAGAGAGCTTTAGGAAAGAGTGTGAATTAGCAAGAGCTTTTGGTTTTGAAGGAAAACAAGTTATTCATCCTAATCAAGTCACAATAGCTAACGAAGTGTTTTCCCCAAGTAAAGAGGAAATAGAATGGGCAAAAAAAGTAGTGGAAGAATACGAAAAATACGCTTCTGCAGGAAGGGGTGCAATAACTATAGATGGTAAATTAGTAGATGCTGTTCATTATAGAATTGCGAAAAGAATTTTAGAGTCATCATAA
- the cutC gene encoding glyceraldehyde dehydrogenase subunit gamma, which produces MLVRPGEKVKIRVKVNGVWYERDIEPRMLLVHFLRDELGLTGTKVGCDTSTCGACTVLMNGKSVKSCTVLAVQADGAEITTIEGLSSDSKLHPIQEAFKDNFALQCGYCTPGMIMQTYYLLKENPSPTEEEIRDGLHGNICRCTGYQNIIKAVQDASKRMRA; this is translated from the coding sequence TTGTTAGTTAGACCGGGAGAAAAGGTAAAAATTAGGGTAAAAGTTAACGGAGTTTGGTATGAAAGAGATATTGAGCCTAGAATGTTATTAGTACATTTCTTAAGGGACGAACTAGGCTTAACTGGTACAAAAGTTGGTTGCGATACCTCTACTTGTGGTGCTTGTACAGTATTAATGAATGGTAAGTCAGTTAAATCATGTACAGTATTAGCTGTTCAAGCTGATGGTGCAGAGATAACTACTATTGAAGGCTTATCATCAGATAGTAAATTACACCCAATCCAAGAGGCATTTAAAGATAATTTTGCCTTACAATGCGGTTATTGCACACCTGGTATGATTATGCAAACTTACTATTTACTTAAGGAAAACCCGTCACCCACAGAAGAGGAAATAAGAGATGGCTTACACGGTAATATTTGCAGATGTACTGGTTATCAAAACATAATAAAAGCTGTACAAGATGCTTCTAAGAGGATGAGAGCATGA